A stretch of Fusarium poae strain DAOMC 252244 chromosome 2, whole genome shotgun sequence DNA encodes these proteins:
- a CDS encoding hypothetical protein (TransMembrane:7 (o12-37i49-67o73-91i112-133o159-180i192-215o221-244i)) encodes MGSSDIPPPSAPAWLVPASTVCLSVGITFWLGAYVLMVRRSLATHATPAPLLALGLNLAWEVVYTFGVCEAPIETFGFACWLLLDIPVLYATLKTAPRSFSSSPLIARNVPLLLAIVFVAGLVGNATFVWWWLKEPHRGYGIKWGKTWKGLEARDTTELSFWSAGVAQMIFSVSALAMLLQRGHSGGQSYAIWFCRFVGTVMGLPVCCILLWWYWPEAHGFVFHPLALFFVGTSVVCDLAYPFLLAHVRTTEKVLPDGSLIDGRRLTEAEKKHQ; translated from the exons ATGGGCTCCTCAGACATCCCACCGCCTTCAGCACCAGCATGGCTCGTCCCAGCCTCAACAGTCTGCCTCTCCGTCGGCATCACATTCTGGCTAGGAGCATACGTGTTGATGGTTCGTCGATCACTAGCGACTCACGCCACGCCCGCGCCTCTCCTAGCTCTGGGTCTCAATCTCGCATGGGAAGTAGTTTACACGTTCGGCGTCTGCGAAGCACCCATAGAGACCTTTGGTTTCGCCTGCTGGCTCCTCCTCGATATACCCGTTCTATACGCCACGCTCAAAACAGCACCGAGATCATTTTCCTCCAGCCCGCTCATCGCGCGTAACGTACCGCTGCTGCTGGCTATTGTGTTTGTAGCAGGGCTGGTGGGTAATGCAACGTTTGTCTGGTGGTGGCTCAAGGAGCCGCATCGCGGGTATGGCATCAAATGGGGCAAGACGTGGAAGGGTCTTGAAGCGAGGGATACTACAGAGTTGTCATTCTGGTCGGCTGGTGTGGCGCAGATGATATTCAGCGTTTCGGCGTTGGCTATGCTTCTTCAGCGTGGTCACTCTGGTGGACAAAGCTATGCAATCTG GTTCTGCCGCTTCGTAGGCACCGTCATGGGCCTCCCTGTTTGTTGTATACTGCTGTGGTGGTATTGGCCAGAGGCTCATGGATTCGTTTTTCACCCTCTCGCCTTGTTCTTCGTTGGTACCTCGGTGGTTTGCGATCTGGCATATCCATTTCTGCTGGCCCATGTCCGAACGACGGAAAAGGTTCTGCCTGACGGGAGCCTCATAGATGGGAGAAGACTGACGGAAGCGGAGAAGAAGCATCAGTAA
- a CDS encoding hypothetical protein (BUSCO:58745at5125) has translation MASDAITEPRQATREEMRDAKLPLAYRDSCAHLLIPLNKCRRDTWYAPWKCSDERHSYEKCQYVEFKKRVAKMDELRESKGGARSN, from the exons ATGGCTTCCGACGCAATCACCGAGCCGCGGC AAGCGACCCGCGAGGAGATGCGCGATGCCAAACTCCCTCTGGCCTACCGAGACAGCTGCGCCCACCTTCTGATTCCTCTCAACAAGTGCCGTCGGGATACATGGTACGCCCCTTGGAAGTGCTCC GATGAGCGACACAGCTACGAGAAGTGCCAATACGTCGAGTTCAAGAAGCGAGTCGCCAAGATGGACGAGTTGAGGGAGTCAAAGGGTGGTGCACGAAGCAACTAG